A stretch of the Tannerella serpentiformis genome encodes the following:
- the creD gene encoding cell envelope integrity protein CreD yields the protein MNWKNENRPWWTPRRMMAAKVVTIGFLTLLLMIPMMLIESLMNERERTAGNAVEEVGQKWSGAQTVLGPTLTIPYYTTQHSEKSGRTERVVQLVNILPDSLDIIGDVRTEELRRGIYEAVVYRSTMELRGTFVLPPDVPLRPGDPDFPLEGAMLNLGLSDLRGISEPVAVEWGSTQKTLDPGILHYQLLTSGVSCRVNALPLAGGRTVSFRIRLALKGSGSLYFAPVGKTTTIALRSNCRTPSFTGAFLPANRQVTDSGFVCDWKVMHLNRNYPQVLTGSDRQEAIEESVFGVDVLQPVKRYQQSMRSVKYAILIIVLTFVVCFFVEVLQRRHIHPLQYLLVGLALSLFYSLLLSISEHTSFGLAYLIAAVMTVSLITCYMAGVLKLRRTAMAIGGLLAGLYVYVYVLIGMESYALLAGSVGLFVILAVIMYVSQKIDWSGRDAA from the coding sequence ATGAACTGGAAAAATGAAAATAGACCTTGGTGGACACCGCGCCGGATGATGGCGGCGAAGGTGGTTACGATCGGCTTCCTGACGCTGCTGCTGATGATCCCGATGATGCTGATCGAAAGTCTGATGAACGAGCGCGAACGGACGGCCGGCAATGCCGTCGAAGAGGTGGGGCAGAAGTGGAGCGGGGCGCAGACCGTCCTCGGCCCGACGCTGACCATCCCGTACTATACCACGCAACACTCCGAGAAGTCGGGGCGCACGGAGCGCGTGGTGCAGTTGGTGAACATCCTGCCCGATTCGCTCGATATCATCGGCGACGTGCGCACGGAGGAGCTGCGGCGCGGTATCTACGAGGCCGTCGTCTATCGATCCACGATGGAGCTACGCGGCACCTTCGTCCTTCCGCCCGATGTGCCGCTGCGCCCGGGCGATCCGGACTTTCCGCTGGAAGGTGCCATGCTGAACCTTGGCCTCTCCGACCTGCGCGGCATCAGCGAGCCCGTGGCCGTGGAGTGGGGCTCGACACAGAAGACGCTCGACCCCGGCATACTGCACTACCAACTGCTCACCTCGGGCGTGTCGTGTCGTGTGAACGCGCTGCCGTTGGCCGGGGGTCGCACGGTGTCGTTCCGCATCCGACTCGCGCTGAAAGGCTCCGGATCGCTCTACTTCGCGCCCGTGGGCAAGACGACGACGATCGCCCTGCGGTCGAACTGTCGCACGCCGAGCTTCACGGGCGCCTTCCTGCCCGCCAATCGTCAGGTGACGGACAGCGGCTTCGTCTGCGACTGGAAGGTGATGCACCTCAACCGCAACTATCCGCAGGTGCTCACGGGCAGCGATCGTCAGGAGGCGATCGAGGAGTCCGTGTTCGGCGTCGATGTGCTGCAACCCGTGAAGCGCTACCAGCAGTCGATGCGTTCGGTGAAGTACGCCATCCTCATCATCGTGCTCACGTTCGTCGTCTGCTTCTTCGTGGAGGTGTTGCAGCGGCGCCACATCCACCCGCTTCAATACCTGCTCGTCGGGCTTGCCCTGAGCCTCTTCTATTCGCTGCTGCTCTCCATCTCGGAGCATACCAGCTTCGGCCTCGCCTACCTCATTGCCGCGGTGATGACCGTCAGTCTGATCACGTGCTACATGGCCGGTGTGCTCAAGCTCCGGCGTACGGCGATGGCCATCGGTGGACTGCTGGCAGGGCTTTACGTCTATGTCTACGTGCTGATCGGCATGGAGTCGTACGCCCTCTTGGCCGGCAGCGTGGGGCTGTTCGTCATCCTGGCGGTGATCATGTATGTGTCGCAAAAGATCGACTGGAGCGGGCGAGACGCAGCATAA
- a CDS encoding 1-deoxy-D-xylulose-5-phosphate synthase has protein sequence MYIEKIHSPADLRKLEVSELKIVADEVRDAVLNRVSRHGGHVGPNLGFTEATVALHYVFDTPTDKLVFDVSHQTYPHKILTGRAHGFLDDADTRAISGYSSPIESPEYDYFEIGHTSTAISLATGLQKGRDVLGGTENIVAIVGDGSLSGGEAFEGLNTAAALGTNIIIVVNDNEMSIAENHGGLYANLRLLRETYGQAELNFFKTFGFDYYYLENGHNLASLVDIFRRVKDTPRPTVVHIHTEKGHGYAPAVEKQEAWHYRSPFDRETGKSTGPRDKSEYMPSLLGDFLREEMKRDPKLVVVASAVPMGLGFTADRRREAGAQYIDVGIAEEEAVALASGMAKRGARPVYFTYATFLQRTYDQIAQDLCVNSNPAVINVLGASIFGMNDFTHICFFDIAMLSHIPNLVYLAPTTYEELVAMQTWAIRQDKHSVAIRVPEGEVYHTSEPVDTDYSALNTFRVGHRGSRVALIAAGNFYQKGDRVRQLLAGQGIDATLINPRYLTGVDTALLDELKKDHAVVATLEDGTLDGGFGERIARHYGPSAMRVLNFGVKKQLYDRYDVDELLRENHLTDEQIAEDVLATLAAIG, from the coding sequence ATGTACATAGAAAAGATCCACTCCCCTGCTGACCTGCGTAAACTGGAGGTCAGCGAGCTGAAAATCGTCGCCGACGAAGTGCGCGACGCCGTACTGAACCGCGTCAGCCGCCACGGCGGACACGTCGGCCCGAACCTGGGCTTCACCGAGGCCACCGTGGCCCTGCATTACGTCTTCGACACGCCTACGGACAAGCTCGTCTTCGACGTCTCCCATCAGACGTATCCACACAAGATCCTCACCGGCCGCGCCCACGGCTTCCTCGACGATGCCGACACGCGCGCCATCTCGGGCTACAGCTCCCCGATCGAATCGCCGGAGTACGACTACTTCGAGATCGGACACACCTCCACCGCCATCTCGCTGGCCACCGGACTGCAGAAGGGCCGCGATGTGTTGGGCGGCACGGAGAACATCGTCGCCATCGTCGGCGACGGCAGCCTCAGCGGCGGCGAGGCGTTCGAGGGGCTCAACACGGCCGCCGCACTGGGCACGAACATCATCATCGTCGTTAACGACAACGAGATGAGCATCGCCGAGAATCACGGCGGACTCTACGCCAACCTGCGCCTGCTGCGTGAGACGTACGGACAGGCCGAACTGAACTTCTTCAAGACCTTCGGCTTCGACTATTACTACCTCGAAAACGGCCACAACCTGGCCTCGCTGGTCGACATCTTCCGCCGCGTCAAAGACACGCCCCGCCCCACCGTCGTACACATCCACACGGAGAAGGGCCACGGCTACGCGCCGGCCGTAGAGAAGCAGGAGGCTTGGCATTACCGTTCACCTTTCGACCGTGAGACGGGTAAGTCGACCGGCCCACGCGACAAGAGCGAATACATGCCCAGCCTGCTTGGCGACTTCCTCCGCGAGGAGATGAAGCGCGACCCGAAGCTCGTCGTCGTAGCGTCCGCCGTGCCGATGGGCCTCGGCTTCACCGCCGACCGCCGTCGGGAGGCCGGCGCGCAATACATCGACGTCGGCATCGCCGAAGAGGAGGCCGTGGCCCTAGCCTCGGGCATGGCCAAACGCGGCGCACGGCCGGTCTACTTCACCTACGCCACCTTCCTGCAGCGCACCTACGACCAGATCGCGCAAGACCTCTGCGTGAACAGTAACCCGGCCGTCATCAACGTGCTCGGCGCCTCGATCTTCGGCATGAACGACTTCACGCACATCTGCTTCTTCGACATCGCCATGCTCAGCCACATCCCCAACCTCGTCTACCTTGCCCCCACCACCTACGAGGAGCTCGTGGCCATGCAGACCTGGGCCATCCGGCAGGACAAGCACTCGGTGGCCATCCGCGTGCCCGAGGGTGAGGTTTACCACACCTCTGAGCCGGTCGACACGGATTACTCCGCGCTCAACACCTTCCGCGTCGGTCACCGCGGCAGCCGCGTGGCCCTCATCGCCGCCGGCAACTTCTACCAGAAGGGCGACCGCGTCCGCCAGCTGCTGGCCGGGCAAGGCATCGATGCCACGCTGATCAATCCGCGCTACCTCACGGGCGTCGACACGGCGCTCCTCGACGAGCTGAAGAAGGATCACGCCGTCGTGGCCACGCTCGAGGACGGCACGCTCGACGGCGGCTTCGGCGAACGCATCGCGCGCCACTACGGCCCGTCCGCCATGCGCGTCCTCAACTTCGGCGTCAAGAAGCAGCTTTACGACCGCTACGACGTCGACGAGCTGCTCCGTGAGAACCACCTCACCGACGAGCAAATCGCCGAGGACGTCCTCGCCACGCTCGCCGCAATCGGGTAA
- a CDS encoding PhoH family protein: MIEQTYILEGVDPVVFYGVNNGHLQLLRTLYPKLRIVARGNVVKVIGEEDELAVFLRKLREVERYCAERNALTEEVIIDLVKGNELPPVAQDHLIIYGVNGRAITARSANQQLLVDRFEENDLTFAIGPAGSGKTFVAIALAVRALKNKQVRKIILSRPAVEAGEKLGFLPGEMKDKLDPYLQPLYDALQEMIPSARLREYMENNVIQIAPLAFMRGRTLSDAVIILDEAQNTTKHQIKMFLTRLGINAKMIVTGDVTQIDLPPQATSGLIHAMHVLRRVPGIGHVEFDCKDIVRHRLVQRIVEAYEKEKEKTEEESSNQ; encoded by the coding sequence ATGATAGAACAAACCTATATCCTCGAGGGCGTCGACCCGGTCGTCTTTTACGGTGTCAACAACGGTCACCTGCAACTCCTGCGCACGCTCTACCCGAAGTTGCGCATCGTGGCGCGTGGCAACGTGGTGAAGGTCATCGGCGAGGAGGACGAGTTAGCGGTCTTCCTACGTAAGCTGCGCGAGGTTGAGCGCTACTGCGCCGAGCGTAACGCACTCACCGAGGAGGTGATTATCGACTTAGTCAAGGGCAACGAGCTGCCGCCCGTAGCACAAGATCACTTGATCATCTATGGCGTCAATGGTCGCGCCATCACCGCCCGCTCGGCCAATCAGCAGTTGCTCGTCGATCGCTTCGAGGAGAACGACCTCACCTTCGCCATCGGGCCCGCCGGATCGGGCAAGACCTTCGTCGCCATCGCCCTGGCCGTGCGCGCCCTGAAGAACAAGCAGGTGCGCAAGATTATCCTCAGCCGACCCGCCGTAGAGGCCGGCGAGAAACTCGGCTTCCTGCCCGGCGAGATGAAAGACAAGCTCGACCCCTATCTCCAGCCCCTCTACGACGCGCTCCAAGAGATGATCCCCTCGGCCCGCCTGCGCGAATACATGGAGAACAACGTGATCCAGATCGCCCCGCTGGCCTTCATGCGCGGCCGCACGCTGAGCGATGCCGTCATCATCCTCGACGAGGCGCAAAACACCACCAAGCATCAGATTAAAATGTTCCTCACCCGCCTCGGCATCAACGCCAAGATGATCGTCACGGGCGACGTGACCCAGATCGATCTGCCGCCGCAAGCCACCTCCGGACTTATTCACGCCATGCACGTCCTGCGCCGCGTGCCAGGCATCGGGCACGTCGAGTTCGACTGTAAAGACATCGTCCGCCACCGGCTCGTGCAACGCATCGTCGAGGCGTACGAAAAAGAGAAAGAAAAAACAGAGGAGGAATCCTCCAATCAATAG
- a CDS encoding phosphoribosylaminoimidazolesuccinocarboxamide synthase, with amino-acid sequence MKALTHTDYQFPDQVSVYHGKVRDVYDIAGRTLVMVATDRISAFDVILPEGIPYKGQVLNQIAAKFLDATTDICPNWKQAAPDPMVTIGVRCQSFPVEMIVRGYLCGSAWRTYKSGVREICGVPIPDGMRENQRFEHPIVTPTTKAEIGTHDEDISKAEIIARGLMSPEDYEVVERYALALFERGTRIAAERGLILVDTKYEFGSHDGTIYLIDEIHTPDSSRYFYAEGYEERYAKGEPQRQLSKEFVREWLMEHGFQGKPGQRVPEMTPAIVAGISDRYIELYEHITGEPFVRHEGGDLIARIERNVKDYLQQKA; translated from the coding sequence ATGAAAGCATTAACCCACACCGATTATCAATTCCCCGACCAGGTGAGCGTGTACCACGGCAAAGTGCGCGACGTGTACGACATCGCCGGCCGCACACTCGTCATGGTCGCTACCGACCGCATCTCAGCCTTCGACGTCATCCTGCCCGAAGGCATCCCCTACAAAGGACAAGTCTTGAACCAGATCGCCGCCAAGTTCCTCGACGCTACGACCGACATCTGCCCCAACTGGAAGCAGGCCGCCCCCGACCCGATGGTCACCATCGGCGTACGTTGCCAGAGCTTCCCGGTGGAGATGATCGTCCGCGGCTACCTCTGCGGCAGCGCTTGGCGTACCTATAAGAGCGGCGTGCGCGAGATCTGCGGCGTGCCTATCCCCGACGGCATGCGCGAGAACCAGCGCTTCGAACACCCCATCGTCACTCCCACCACCAAGGCCGAGATCGGCACGCACGACGAGGACATCTCGAAAGCCGAGATCATCGCCCGAGGACTCATGTCGCCCGAGGACTACGAAGTGGTGGAGCGTTACGCCCTGGCCCTCTTTGAGCGTGGAACACGCATCGCTGCCGAACGCGGACTGATCCTCGTGGATACGAAATATGAGTTCGGCTCGCACGACGGCACGATCTACCTCATCGACGAGATTCACACGCCCGACTCCTCGCGTTACTTCTACGCCGAGGGCTACGAGGAGCGCTACGCCAAGGGCGAGCCGCAACGCCAACTCTCGAAAGAGTTCGTCCGCGAATGGCTGATGGAGCACGGCTTCCAAGGTAAGCCCGGGCAGCGCGTGCCGGAGATGACGCCTGCGATCGTGGCCGGCATTTCAGACCGTTACATCGAGCTTTACGAACACATCACGGGCGAGCCGTTCGTGCGCCACGAAGGCGGTGACCTCATCGCACGCATCGAGCGCAACGTGAAGGATTACTTACAGCAGAAAGCCTAA
- the ubiE gene encoding bifunctional demethylmenaquinone methyltransferase/2-methoxy-6-polyprenyl-1,4-benzoquinol methylase UbiE, with product MSVEVERVVPYAGNDEDKGTQVRRMFNRIAGRYDLLNGMLSLGFDRGWRRKTVDSLRAIAPRRVLDIAAGTGDMALLLCRRLSPSVRVVAADLSEEMMAVGRRKAAEAGLSDRIAFEQQDCMALTYADASFDAVTVAFGVRNYADLERGLGEMYRVLRPGGGLRIVELSAPRRFPMKQLYGIYSSVFMPLVGGWFGLEKDAYRYLPASIRKMPQGEDMAALLRRQGFTDVRVRTFTGGVCTLYSATRPSSRG from the coding sequence ATGTCGGTCGAAGTGGAGCGCGTCGTGCCTTACGCAGGCAATGACGAAGACAAAGGGACGCAGGTCAGACGTATGTTCAACCGCATCGCCGGGCGTTACGACCTGCTCAACGGCATGCTGTCGCTCGGCTTCGACCGCGGCTGGCGCCGTAAGACGGTCGATTCGCTGCGGGCTATCGCCCCGCGCCGGGTGCTCGACATCGCCGCGGGCACAGGCGACATGGCGCTGCTGCTCTGTCGGCGCCTCTCGCCGTCGGTCCGCGTCGTAGCGGCCGACCTGTCTGAAGAAATGATGGCCGTCGGTCGGCGTAAGGCCGCCGAGGCGGGACTGTCAGACCGCATCGCCTTTGAGCAGCAGGACTGCATGGCGCTGACCTATGCCGACGCCTCGTTCGACGCTGTAACGGTAGCCTTCGGCGTTCGCAACTATGCCGACTTGGAGCGTGGCCTTGGCGAGATGTATCGCGTGCTGCGCCCCGGCGGCGGACTGCGCATTGTGGAGCTGTCGGCCCCGCGTCGCTTCCCCATGAAGCAGCTGTATGGCATTTACTCCAGCGTCTTCATGCCGCTCGTCGGCGGTTGGTTCGGTCTCGAAAAGGATGCCTATCGCTACCTGCCCGCCTCCATCCGTAAGATGCCGCAAGGCGAAGACATGGCCGCGCTGCTCCGTCGGCAAGGCTTCACTGACGTCCGTGTGCGGACGTTCACCGGCGGCGTGTGCACGCTGTATTCCGCTACACGGCCTTCCAGCCGCGGGTAG
- a CDS encoding shikimate dehydrogenase family protein gives MKKKYGLIGYPLVHSFSKSFFNRKFESEHIDAEYINFEIADVRELKNVLRDNPDLCGLNVTLPYKTAVIPLLDDLTDNARSIGAVNVIKFRGRHFGRPRLEGHNSDITGFKESIEPLLGPSHRKALILGTGGASKAVFHGLKQLGLGATYVSRSRKPACLTYADLTPKVMEQYTVIVNATPVGMYPKVDECPDIPYDLLTPSHLLYDLLYNPDETLFMRRGREQGAEVKNGLEMLLLQAFAAWQIWNS, from the coding sequence ATGAAGAAGAAATACGGTTTAATCGGCTATCCGCTGGTGCACTCCTTTTCCAAGAGCTTCTTCAACCGGAAGTTCGAGTCGGAGCACATCGATGCCGAATACATCAACTTTGAGATTGCAGACGTTCGAGAGCTGAAGAACGTGCTGCGCGACAACCCCGACCTCTGCGGCCTAAATGTCACCCTACCCTACAAGACAGCCGTCATCCCCCTGCTCGACGACCTCACCGACAACGCCCGAAGCATCGGCGCGGTGAACGTCATCAAGTTTCGCGGACGCCACTTCGGCCGGCCACGTCTCGAGGGGCATAACTCGGACATCACCGGCTTCAAGGAGTCCATCGAACCCCTCCTTGGGCCCTCGCACCGCAAGGCGCTCATCCTCGGCACGGGCGGCGCCTCGAAGGCCGTCTTCCACGGCCTCAAGCAGCTCGGCCTCGGCGCCACCTACGTCTCGCGCTCCCGCAAACCTGCCTGCCTAACCTATGCCGACCTCACGCCGAAGGTGATGGAGCAATACACCGTGATCGTCAACGCCACGCCCGTGGGCATGTACCCCAAGGTAGACGAATGCCCCGACATCCCCTACGACTTGCTTACGCCCTCGCACCTGCTCTACGATCTGCTCTACAACCCGGATGAGACGCTCTTCATGCGCCGCGGCCGCGAACAGGGCGCAGAGGTGAAGAATGGCCTCGAGATGTTGCTTCTACAAGCCTTTGCCGCATGGCAGATCTGGAACAGTTGA
- a CDS encoding nucleoside-specific channel-forming Tsx family protein, with protein MNRIKLHILLAVCLLLTATRLTTQAQNVQMHYDFGHALYDSERGRAHWTSTVEMFRPDAWGNTFFFVDMDYTNDGVSGAYWEISRELRWWKAPVALHVEYNGGLNHIRNAYLAGATYAWNHPDFTRGFSLMALYKYIQRAPEPNSFQLTATWYVHAAAGRFTFSGFADWWREPGRAGDLAFISEPQLWVNLNRFPGIDPHFNLSLGSEVELSNNFAGQDGFRVNPTIAAKWTF; from the coding sequence ATGAATCGAATCAAACTACACATCCTTCTTGCCGTGTGCCTCCTGCTAACGGCAACACGTCTCACCACGCAGGCGCAAAACGTGCAGATGCACTACGACTTTGGCCACGCCCTCTACGACTCCGAACGTGGCCGCGCACATTGGACATCCACCGTGGAGATGTTCCGCCCCGATGCCTGGGGCAACACCTTCTTCTTTGTCGATATGGATTACACGAACGACGGCGTCTCCGGCGCCTACTGGGAGATCAGCCGAGAGCTGCGCTGGTGGAAGGCCCCCGTGGCGCTGCACGTGGAGTACAACGGCGGCCTGAACCACATCCGCAACGCCTACCTCGCCGGCGCTACCTACGCATGGAACCACCCCGACTTCACGCGTGGCTTCTCGCTTATGGCCCTGTATAAGTACATCCAGCGTGCGCCGGAGCCGAACAGTTTCCAGCTCACGGCCACTTGGTACGTACATGCCGCCGCGGGCCGCTTTACCTTCTCCGGCTTTGCCGACTGGTGGCGCGAGCCGGGCCGGGCGGGCGACTTAGCCTTTATCAGTGAGCCGCAGCTGTGGGTCAACCTGAACCGCTTCCCCGGTATCGACCCACACTTCAATCTCAGCCTCGGCAGCGAGGTGGAGCTGTCGAACAACTTTGCCGGCCAAGACGGATTCCGGGTTAACCCGACCATAGCCGCCAAGTGGACCTTCTGA
- a CDS encoding NCS2 family permease translates to MNKTTTLTRLFGFDPQTMNVRTEIIAGITTFLTMAYILAVNPNIMGDIGMDKGAIFTTTAIISMFSTLIMALYARLPFALAPGMGLNAFFAYTVCTKMGYDWSFALTAVLIEGVAFIILTETNLRDAIVNAIPASIRNAIGPGIGLYIAFIGLKNGGVIASSSATFVTLGTITSGPGLLSIIGLVLTGTLLILNVRGALLLGILGTTLIGLPMGLTTFGGVAGLPPSIAPIAFKFDFTHVFTVDMLIVVLTFLFIDMFDTIGTLVGVSTKAGMLRNGQVPHLKRAFMADAVGTTIGSMMGSSAIATYVESASGVAQGGRSGLTAFTTAVCFAVALIFAPLFLSIPGSATCPVLVIVGLFMLSPIRDIDLDDYSESLPAFICLVLMPLTYSISDGILIGIISYVVLNLLGGKRRKLTPTMYVLAVLFILKYVFIG, encoded by the coding sequence ATGAACAAGACGACTACCCTAACGAGACTTTTCGGCTTCGATCCGCAGACGATGAACGTGCGGACGGAGATCATAGCCGGCATTACCACCTTCCTGACGATGGCCTACATCCTGGCCGTCAACCCGAACATCATGGGCGACATCGGCATGGACAAAGGCGCCATCTTCACCACCACGGCCATCATCTCCATGTTCTCCACCCTCATCATGGCGCTTTACGCCCGCCTACCCTTCGCCCTGGCGCCAGGCATGGGCCTGAACGCCTTCTTTGCCTACACCGTCTGCACCAAGATGGGCTACGACTGGTCGTTCGCCCTCACCGCCGTGCTTATCGAGGGCGTGGCCTTTATCATCCTCACCGAGACGAATCTCCGCGACGCCATCGTCAACGCCATCCCCGCCTCTATCCGCAACGCCATCGGGCCGGGCATCGGGCTCTACATCGCTTTCATCGGGCTGAAGAATGGCGGCGTCATCGCCTCCAGCTCTGCCACGTTTGTCACGCTCGGAACCATCACCTCCGGCCCCGGACTGCTCTCCATCATCGGCCTTGTGCTTACGGGCACACTGCTCATCCTCAACGTCCGCGGTGCCCTACTGCTCGGCATCCTCGGCACGACGCTCATCGGCTTACCAATGGGCCTGACCACGTTTGGCGGTGTGGCTGGCCTGCCGCCGTCCATCGCTCCGATCGCCTTCAAGTTTGACTTCACACACGTCTTCACGGTCGACATGCTCATCGTCGTGCTTACGTTCCTCTTCATTGACATGTTCGACACCATCGGCACACTCGTCGGCGTCTCCACCAAGGCGGGGATGCTGCGGAACGGTCAAGTGCCGCACCTCAAGCGCGCCTTCATGGCCGACGCCGTAGGCACAACCATCGGGTCGATGATGGGATCGAGCGCCATCGCGACGTATGTGGAGAGTGCCTCGGGCGTGGCGCAAGGTGGGCGGTCGGGACTCACGGCCTTCACCACGGCCGTATGCTTCGCCGTGGCACTCATCTTCGCGCCGCTCTTCCTCTCCATCCCCGGTTCGGCTACGTGCCCCGTGCTCGTCATCGTCGGTCTCTTCATGCTCAGCCCCATCCGCGACATTGACTTGGACGACTATTCCGAGTCGCTCCCCGCCTTCATCTGCCTCGTCCTCATGCCCCTCACGTATAGCATCTCGGACGGCATATTGATCGGTATCATCAGCTACGTTGTCCTGAACCTGCTCGGCGGTAAGCGTCGCAAGCTCACCCCGACGATGTATGTCCTGGCCGTGCTCTTCATCCTGAAATACGTCTTTATCGGGTAG
- a CDS encoding Crp/Fnr family transcriptional regulator: MDASAGWARMWRLLNEEERSILRANSIIAHYKRNQIIYSEGDEPKEMMCLLKGKVKIAKEGVGGRSQIIRMIRPIQYFAYRAYFAKERYLTSATACDLSTVCAIPMTIVDMLIHANSRLAMFFIRQLSADLGIADERTVNLTQKHIRGRLAESLLFLKDSYGLEEDGATISIYLSREDLANLSNMTSSNAIRTLSSFASERIIAMDGRKIKLINEDQLRKISRMG; this comes from the coding sequence ATGGACGCCTCGGCGGGCTGGGCTCGCATGTGGAGGCTGCTGAACGAGGAAGAGCGTAGCATCTTACGTGCAAATTCAATCATTGCGCACTATAAGCGCAACCAGATCATTTACTCCGAAGGCGACGAACCGAAAGAGATGATGTGTTTGCTCAAGGGGAAGGTCAAAATCGCCAAGGAAGGTGTGGGCGGACGTAGCCAGATTATCCGCATGATACGCCCCATCCAGTACTTTGCTTACCGGGCTTATTTCGCGAAGGAGCGTTACCTGACCAGCGCTACGGCCTGCGATCTGTCTACGGTCTGTGCCATCCCCATGACGATTGTTGACATGCTCATCCATGCCAACTCGCGGCTGGCTATGTTTTTTATCCGCCAGCTCTCCGCCGATCTGGGTATCGCCGACGAGCGGACCGTGAACCTTACGCAGAAGCATATCCGCGGCCGATTGGCCGAGTCGCTGCTCTTCCTCAAGGATAGTTACGGGCTGGAGGAGGATGGTGCCACGATCAGCATCTACCTCTCGCGTGAGGATCTGGCTAACCTTTCGAACATGACTTCCTCGAACGCCATCCGCACGCTCTCCTCCTTTGCTTCCGAGCGGATCATAGCGATGGACGGCCGCAAGATCAAGTTGATCAACGAGGATCAGCTTCGCAAGATCAGTCGTATGGGATAG
- a CDS encoding DUF4097 family beta strand repeat-containing protein, with translation MKRMLLTVLLVSLCAMGSTAAKKVYRRQIVKEFSVGARPELALSNCFGEIRIVEGADRKITVRVELRGEGKTEEEARRYAEAVNVDLSLSGNRVEGRTTFQKIICNNCGRAADFTVTVPRDVVLSLANQFGNIYINRATQPLTVTVKYGDLYLKEASTASVNVSFGKASIDRCSMLNLNSQYSGITLGTVGQLTGKTKFDGTYRIESVGRCTLTAGYTQIRIDRLSESCVVDKLRFSGLRIGEVARGFSEISVKASYSEVHLGLTPGHAFRADLSASYGQIHTGDLNIRAADTRSGHTNQLSGTAGASDSPRARVSVTSSFGDIYLK, from the coding sequence ATGAAAAGAATGCTGCTTACCGTGCTGCTCGTGAGCCTTTGCGCCATGGGCAGCACAGCCGCCAAGAAGGTTTATCGGCGGCAGATTGTGAAGGAGTTCAGTGTTGGAGCGCGTCCTGAGCTCGCCCTTAGCAACTGCTTCGGTGAGATTCGCATCGTCGAAGGTGCGGATCGTAAGATCACTGTGCGCGTGGAGCTGCGCGGCGAGGGTAAGACGGAAGAGGAGGCGCGTCGGTATGCCGAGGCCGTCAACGTCGACCTCTCGCTGTCGGGCAACCGGGTGGAGGGCCGGACGACCTTCCAAAAGATCATCTGTAATAACTGCGGCCGTGCGGCGGACTTCACCGTGACGGTCCCGCGCGACGTCGTCCTCTCGCTCGCCAACCAGTTCGGCAACATCTACATCAACCGGGCCACGCAACCGCTCACCGTCACGGTGAAGTATGGCGACCTCTACCTCAAGGAGGCTTCGACGGCCTCGGTCAACGTCTCCTTTGGCAAGGCCTCCATCGACCGCTGCTCGATGCTCAACCTCAATAGCCAGTATTCAGGCATCACCCTCGGCACCGTGGGGCAACTCACGGGCAAGACGAAGTTCGACGGCACTTACCGCATCGAATCCGTCGGCCGCTGCACATTGACCGCGGGCTATACGCAGATAAGGATCGATCGGCTGAGCGAATCGTGCGTCGTGGACAAATTGCGCTTCAGCGGCCTCAGAATCGGCGAGGTGGCGCGTGGCTTCAGCGAGATCTCCGTCAAAGCCTCCTACAGCGAGGTGCACCTCGGCCTGACGCCCGGTCACGCTTTCCGCGCCGACCTCTCGGCCTCTTACGGCCAAATCCATACCGGCGACCTGAATATCCGTGCTGCCGATACGCGGAGCGGACACACCAATCAGCTTTCAGGCACGGCTGGCGCGTCGGATAGCCCGCGGGCGCGAGTGAGCGTCACGTCCTCGTTCGGAGATATTTATCTGAAGTGA